The stretch of DNA ACGACGCGGGCCACCTCGATGATGTCGACCTCGGTGAGCATCCCCGTCATCTCGCCGTGGTCGTCCAGGACGACGCCGTAGGGGACCTCGGCGTGGGCCAGTTCCCGCTCGGCGACGGGCAGGGGCGTCCCGCTGTACGTACAGTTGATGTCGCTGCGGGCGAGTCCGCCGACCTCGCTGTCGCCGTTGACCTCCCCGTTGGCGATCGCCAGCACGACGTCGGTGACGGTGACGATCCCGTCCAGCTCGTCGTTCACGACCGGGAGCCGGCGCTCGTTCTCGGACAGCATCAGCTGAGCGGCCTCCTGGATGGAGGCGTCCTCGCCGATGGTCGGGACCTCCTCGACGAGCAGGGCGAGCTGGTCCTCGTCGGGCTGGTCGATCAGCGCGTCCCGGGAGATGAGTCCCCGGAACTCCTCGCCGTCGTCGGTCCGCTTGATAACGGGGACGGAGGAGAACGCCCGCTCTTGGAGGTACTCCAGCACGTCGTCGCGGGTGCCCGGAATCTCGACGGTGACGACTTCCGAGCGCGGCGTCATAGCGTCTGCGACGTTCATATTGGCAGAACGTCCTGCCCGCACCTACTAAGTCCTTAACATCCGGCCCCCGAAGCCGACTGCGCGCGGACGGACGGCCAGCCGCTGGGGTCGCCGGATCTGTCACTCACTTCCTCACAAATCGTATAAGTGACTTCACATTTTAATGCGTCCGGCGGCCGACGCGAAACTTGCCACCGTCTGCGGATTCCGCTATTTTTATATTGGGGTGATACATATTGTCAAGCATGGAGCCGGACAGTGTCGCCCCAGTGGAGATCGGCACGGACGCCGAAGTCATGGCGTCCGTCGAAGAAGGCGAGACGGACACCCTCATCATCGCGGACGTGTCCACCGACGACGCCTATCTCACACTCCCGCTCTCGGAGGCGGCCGCGCTGCCGGAGTGGCGCTAGTGGGTCTCGACCCACAGTCGGCCTAGCTTGGTCAGTCGCGTCTCGTACTGCCCACCGGAGTCCTCGCGGCGGAGGAACCCCTTCGCCTCCAGCCGCTCGACGTTGTACTGGACCTTGCTCCGGAGGGACTCGTCCGGGTCGTCGCCGCGCGCCCGGGCGAGTTCGCGGGCCAGCGCCGACGTCGACTCGGTCGCGCCCGCCTCGCCCAGCACCGCGAGCAGTTCCCGCTCGAACGGCCGGAGCTCCGCCAGCGGGGCCGCCGGCAGTTCGACGTAGCGCTGGCCGTCGATCTCGCGAGCGCCCGCGGTGATCCCGCGCTCCCGCACCGTCTCCAGCAGGGCCTCGATCTCGTCGGCCCGCTCGGCGGGGTCCCCGCCCTCGCCCCGGAGGAACTCCAGTTCCGCCTCCAGTTCCCGGAGCATATTGGTCGTGAGGTACGCCTCCGGCGGGACGTAGTAGACGTGGACCCGATCCCGTAGCTCGGGGCGCTCGTTGACGATGGTGTTTGCCGCCGTCGCGAACGCGAAGGAGACGGTCCGGGGCATCGAGGAGATGTTGATCCACACCTCGGCGTCGTCGACGTGCTTTCGGACCGCCCGGTAGGCGGTCTTGTAGGCGTTCTCGTAGTCGTGGACGCTCTCGATGAACGCCGTCTCGACCTCCGCGCCCAGCACCGTCTCGAACGTGTACTCCAGCCGGTGGAACATCCGCTCGGCGAGGTCCGCCACCGCCCGGTCGTCGCTGTGGCGACGCGCCCGGTACAGCACGACGCCGTCGGCCGCCAGGTCCCCCTGCGTGATGGGCAGGAACAGTCGCTCGACGTCGATGCCGACCGGGATGAGGTGGACCGTCTCGCTCACGGGCGGAGGTCGACCCCCGGCCGCAAATCGGTTTCCCATCGTCGGTCACCGGCGACGAGTGTGCAAAACAGTTTGCACATAGCTGCTGAGCGCTCCACAAATCTTAATCATACCTGGGCCGTGGCACTGACCATGACCACCGACCAGAGCCTCGACCCGTCGGCGGCCGTGATGAACACGGTCAGCGGCGAGGAGTTCCGGCCGTTCGACCCCCGGCCGGCGGACGTGTCGCTGTCGGACGTGGCCCACGGCCTCTCGCACATCTGCCGCTGCTCGGGACAGACCCGCGAGTTCTACAGCGTCGGCCTCCACTCGCTGTACGTCAGCCGCGACCTGCGCGAGCGCGGGGCCGACGAGCGCGTCCAGCTGTACGGGCTGCTCCACGACGCCCCGGAGGCGTACGTCTCCGATCTCGTCTCGCCGGTCAAGCGGCACCTGGACTGCTACCGCGACCTCGAAGACGGGATTCTCTCGGCCGTCTGGGACGCCTTCGCCCTCCCGGAGCCGACCGACGCCGAGTGGCAGCGGGTCCACGAGAGCGACGTGCGCCTGCGCCGCTACGAGATGGACACCCTGCTTCCGGAGATCGTCGACGGCGAGGTGCCGGACCTGGGGTACGACCTCCACGCCGACGGCGAGCGCGACGTGGCGGCGGCCTTCGAGGCCCGCGCCGAGGAGCTGGTCGCCGGGACGACGGCCTCGCTCCCCTGAGTTCCCGTCCGGACAGCGATCTATCGACCGCTCTCGAACTCCAGGAACGGAATCTCGGCCCGGCCGTCCGGCGCGGACAGCGCCGCGGCCTGTGAGACGCCCGCCGGCGTCAGCAGGTCGATCACGTTCGGCTGGCTCTCGGACTCGCGGCCGCCGAAGTCCAGCACGCCGCCCTCTTCTTGCACCTGCGCGACGCCGCCCTCGCCGGTCAGGGAGTTGCCCAGCACCAGCGGGACGAGGTCGGTCCCGGCGAGGTCGCCGACGGCGTCTTTCGGCACGGACACCCAGAGGCCGGGCAGGCCCTCGACCGTCTCGACGATCACGTCGTCGGTGACGACGGTGCCGTCCGCCCGCTCGACCGCGGCCGTGGTGTCGCCGGCGACGACCCGGTAGTGGTAGGGGGCCGCGAGGTCCGCGCCGACGCCCGCCCGGGCCGCCGTCGCCCCGCCGCCGGCGTCGGGGTCCCGGAGGTACACCTGGACGTGCTGGGGGAAGCCACCGCCGCCGTCTGCCTCGACGCCGCCGGCGAACCGCGCTTGGAAGCGGTAGCGGTCCCCGCTCTCGTAGACGGCGAACTCGGTGAGGTCCAGCACGCCCTCGGGCCACTGCGAGGACTCGGGGTAGGTGTAGCCGCCGGGGCCGCCGTCGTCGCCGGTCGGGTCGGCCCACGTCGCCCGGAGATCCGCGCCCAGCCGGCGACTGGCGATACCGGTCGAGAGGTCGACCAGCGGCAGCGTCGCCCCCGCGCCCGACCGGACCGTCGACTCGTCGTCGAGCGGCCCGACCAGCAGGTCCGCGACGTTCGACCCGCCGACCCGTGCCACCCCGCCGGGGGCGTCCGGGTCGTGGCCGGCCACGAGCGCGGCGAACCGGAGGTCCCGGGCGTCCGCCGGCAGGAACTCGTCGGGCACGTCCACCCGTATCTGGTCGCCGACGACCCGGGGTTCGAGGCCGCGCAGGCGCTCGCCGTCGGCCGCCTCGACGGCGGCGTCCCCGGGCGTGACGACGACGCGCCGGTGGTACGGTTCGGCGAGGGCCGCGTCGACCCCCTCGCGGGCGGCCGTCGCGCCCCCGTCGGCGTCGGGGTCCCGCAGGTAGAGCTGGAGGTGCTGGCGGGCTCCGTCCTCGGGCAGGTCGGCGAACGACCAGACGAACTGGTGGGTCCCCTCGCCCTCGTAGACGTCGAGGGAACGGAGGTCAAGCGCCGGCTCCGGGACGCCCTCGGGGACGGCCGCGTCGCCGGCGGCGTCGGGGAACGTCGCCAGCGGCGCACCGCGGCCCACGAGCGGGTCGGCCCGGAGGACCGCCGCGCTGTCGACGGTCACGCGGCCGTCGTCGGTCCCGACGGGCTCGCCGCTCACGCGGTCGGTCCGGTCGACGGCGGGGTGCTGGTCGACCGTCGCGCTCCCCTCGCCGAAGTTCAGCAGGACGTGGACGCGCTCGCCGCCGGCCTCGCGGGCGTAGCCGGTCACGCGCTCGTCCCCCGGCGCGACCGACAGCGGCGTCACGCTCCCGTCGGACTGCAGCGCCCGCTCGGCGTGGCGGGTCTCGGCCAGCGCACGGTAGAAGGCCCGCAGGTCCTCGTCGGCGTCGTCCCAGTTCATCCGCTCGCGCATCCCGGTCAGGCCCGTCTCCTGGCCGTAGTAGACCATCGGCGCGCCGGGGAGGGTGAACGTCGCCGCGCCCGCCGCTCGCTGGGCGGCCTCGCTGGCCCCGGCGAGGTAGCGGTCGGTGTCGTGGTTCTCGACGTAGTTCAACAGCCCGACGTGGCCGGGGTAGCCGGCGTCCCGCCGCCACGAGACCACGTCCCGCAGTGCGTCGGCGGGTTCCTCGTCCGCGCCGACGGCCCCGAGGGTCTCGTACAGTCCCTCGCCGTAGTGGAGGCCGAACTCGTCCTCGGCGAAGTCGGCGTAGTCGTCCTGCCACGGGACGCACTCGCCCAGCAGGAGGAAGTCGGGGTGGTCGGCCCTGATCCGCCGGCGGAACTCCTTCCAGAACGAGTGGGGGACACCCCACGCCACGTCACAGCGGAACCCGTCGACCACGTCGGCCCACTCCTCGGCGACGGCGAACACCCACGACCGCACCGCGGGGTTCGAGAAGTCCAGGACGGGGATGCCTCGCCAGCCGAAGTAGTACTGGGCCTGCCCGCCCTCCCACCGGTACCAGTCCCGGAACGGGGCGTCCTCGCCCGCGGCGGCGGACTGGAAGTAGCGGTGTTCGCGGGCGGTGTGGTTCACCACGAGGTCGAAGATCACCCTGATGTCCCGCTCGTGGCAGGCCTCGACGAACGACTCGAACTCCGCCCGGGTTCCGAGCGCGTCCGCCGTCTCGAAGTAGTCGATCACGTCGTAGCCGTGGGGCCCCCCCGGCTGAGTCTCGTCGCGGTGGCTGTGGGCGTCCAGGATCGGCGTGAGCCACACCGCGTCCGCGCCCATCGACGCGACGTAGTCGACCTT from Haloarcula litorea encodes:
- a CDS encoding alpha-amylase family glycosyl hydrolase, whose protein sequence is MADEDTGLSRRRLLAASALAGLSGLAGCPSDGRTPDPRTATDGGTDETTVGATPTDTGPDLTESDAPQAEIRGPHAPGPPVFTSVGEAIRAPEFSGVESNLAPWNPDREGEYGWTVTDAPDGSTAGVGDGPAVQFEPDEPGTYRLELTAPDGTHELTVRAFPERTAGEPRPTLTLSGASETMTDEVTLEADVRPATETDLAPADLTVEFLVDDRDRGNLDGSLSVDGHEATLSADALSGPVRVHAAAAGAEGRSVADTVRVDPDGGVAHPTEPPAWAEDAVVYEIFVRRFGADVDFEFLESKVDYVASMGADAVWLTPILDAHSHRDETQPGGPHGYDVIDYFETADALGTRAEFESFVEACHERDIRVIFDLVVNHTAREHRYFQSAAAGEDAPFRDWYRWEGGQAQYYFGWRGIPVLDFSNPAVRSWVFAVAEEWADVVDGFRCDVAWGVPHSFWKEFRRRIRADHPDFLLLGECVPWQDDYADFAEDEFGLHYGEGLYETLGAVGADEEPADALRDVVSWRRDAGYPGHVGLLNYVENHDTDRYLAGASEAAQRAAGAATFTLPGAPMVYYGQETGLTGMRERMNWDDADEDLRAFYRALAETRHAERALQSDGSVTPLSVAPGDERVTGYAREAGGERVHVLLNFGEGSATVDQHPAVDRTDRVSGEPVGTDDGRVTVDSAAVLRADPLVGRGAPLATFPDAAGDAAVPEGVPEPALDLRSLDVYEGEGTHQFVWSFADLPEDGARQHLQLYLRDPDADGGATAAREGVDAALAEPYHRRVVVTPGDAAVEAADGERLRGLEPRVVGDQIRVDVPDEFLPADARDLRFAALVAGHDPDAPGGVARVGGSNVADLLVGPLDDESTVRSGAGATLPLVDLSTGIASRRLGADLRATWADPTGDDGGPGGYTYPESSQWPEGVLDLTEFAVYESGDRYRFQARFAGGVEADGGGGFPQHVQVYLRDPDAGGGATAARAGVGADLAAPYHYRVVAGDTTAAVERADGTVVTDDVIVETVEGLPGLWVSVPKDAVGDLAGTDLVPLVLGNSLTGEGGVAQVQEEGGVLDFGGRESESQPNVIDLLTPAGVSQAAALSAPDGRAEIPFLEFESGR
- a CDS encoding DUF7556 family protein → MEPDSVAPVEIGTDAEVMASVEEGETDTLIIADVSTDDAYLTLPLSEAAALPEWR
- a CDS encoding DUF6293 family protein; translated protein: MSETVHLIPVGIDVERLFLPITQGDLAADGVVLYRARRHSDDRAVADLAERMFHRLEYTFETVLGAEVETAFIESVHDYENAYKTAYRAVRKHVDDAEVWINISSMPRTVSFAFATAANTIVNERPELRDRVHVYYVPPEAYLTTNMLRELEAELEFLRGEGGDPAERADEIEALLETVRERGITAGAREIDGQRYVELPAAPLAELRPFERELLAVLGEAGATESTSALARELARARGDDPDESLRSKVQYNVERLEAKGFLRREDSGGQYETRLTKLGRLWVETH
- a CDS encoding CBS domain-containing protein; translation: MNVADAMTPRSEVVTVEIPGTRDDVLEYLQERAFSSVPVIKRTDDGEEFRGLISRDALIDQPDEDQLALLVEEVPTIGEDASIQEAAQLMLSENERRLPVVNDELDGIVTVTDVVLAIANGEVNGDSEVGGLARSDINCTYSGTPLPVAERELAHAEVPYGVVLDDHGEMTGMLTEVDIIEVARVVEGEDDTGDSIAGEDDDWAWEGIKAVGGRYMPTRNVEIPVEPVGEFMTDEVVTVSKRRTAKEAAQLMIEHDIEQIPLVAGDELDGIVRDVDLLEAL